Below is a genomic region from Salinirussus salinus.
GGATCTTCTTCGGGATGTCCTCCAACACGACGGCAGCCGGATTCCCAGTAATGTCCTCGAATCGGGGCCGTTTCATCGTCCAGTCGTAGAACGCCGAGAGCGATTCGAGGTATCGTCGTTTCGTGTTCTGCGACAGGCCACGCTGGTCGAGCGTTACTACGTAGTCCTCGACGTGTCGCACCGTTACCTCGGACGGCGTGAGGTCCGGGAACTGCTCGTGGAAGAACTTCTTCAGTGTCCGGCTGTAGGAGTTGAGCGTCCGGTGGCTACAGCCGGTGCTCTGTTTCTTCCGGATGAACTCGTTGACCACGTCGTGTTTGTTCTCGTAGACCGTCTCGTACCAGTCATCGGCCATCGCCATCACCCCCGTCAGTGAGTCGCCAGCCGTGACCACGCTCGTACTCCACGCGCTCCTGCGAGGCCAGGAAGTAAAGTTCGTCCTCAACCGGCTTCCGGATCAAGTTGTCCAGCGCACCACTCTCCACGATGTCCTGCAGAATCTCGGGTAGCGTCTGGTACTCCGTGGAGAGGAACTGTTCGAGGAAGTCGATGTCGTCGATCTTCGTGGTTCCACTCTCCTTCTTCCGCTCTCGCTCCAGCTGCGTCTCCAGTTCCTCGATCCGTAATTTGAGTTCGGCTATCTCCTCCTCGCTCTGGTGGTGCGCGAGATACCCTTGCTGTCGATAGGCGCGGGCCTCCTGTACCAGTTCGTAGAGGTATTTGCTCGTGCTTCGGTAGCCCTTCTCCTCTGCTTCTTCATCCCACTCTTCCTTGTCGGGTTCTTTGCAGACGATCTGGGCGACCGTCGAGTCGGCTGCGAGGCCTGCGGTCTGTTTCCATTGGTCTTTGTCGTCGGACATACTGACACCTCTTGCGGACAGGAGAAGGCGGGAAAACCCGCTTCGCCTCCGTACACTCTGGAATTTACTATCAACTTTTTAATATCTTATCTATGTTGATATTCACCAGAGTGCCGAGGCCACCGGTTTTTGACGGTAGAACGAGTCTCTGGGGATATCTGGCTGTGGCCACGGTAGACAGAGGCCCCGGTCAGTTCGGCGTCGACCACGTTTTTATTACCGAGAGAGCGCGAAGGCCATCCATGAGCATCGTCCAAGACCCCGAGCACAGCGACGGTGCCCCGACCATCGAGGGCACTGGTATCCGGGTGAAAGACGTCGCGGTCGCGTACGAGCATAGCGGGTACGAGCCCGACGAGATTACCCAGCTGTACCCGGACCTCTCGCTCGGTGATGTCCACCGTGCCCTCGCGTACTATTACGACCATATCGACGACTTCAGATCCGCCGAATCTGCGACGGCATGAGGTCGCTGTACTGTGACGAGAGTATATGGATTCCAGTCGCGGACGGACTCCGCCGTCGTGGCTGGACCGTCTACACTGCTCGGGACGAGGGACGATTGGGCGACCCCGACCGGGAACACCTCTCGTATGCAGTCGAGAACGACTGGATACTGGTGACGTTCGACGACGACTTCCTCTCGCTCGTCGAAGGATCCGGATTCGAGCACGCTGGAATCATCTACGTTCAGCAGGCTGGCCGAGACATCGGGGACGTCGTGAAAACGGTCGACGCGCACCTCGAATCACGTCCTGAAGACGACCGCTGCATTCACTACTGCTGATATTCGACGGTACGACAAACCACGAGACCTAGACGCGGTAGCGGCCGCTAAATGTAGAATGACGGAACGAGGGGCCACTATAGACGCGCTAAACACATTCACTATGGATAGATTGTGAGTCGTGAGTGCAGAGGCCACTGGTTTTTGACGGAAGACGGCGTCTCTGGGGATATCTGGTTGTGGCCACGGTAGACATAGGCCCCGGTCAGATTCTCGTCGGGCAGGCAGACACGGATTTATGAACGTTGCCGAGCAACCACACTGTATGGCCGCCGAAATCTCGGACCGGGTACGAGAAATCGCGGAGGCACGCGGCCTTCCAGAGTCCGAGGTGTTCGAACGGGCACTGGAACGCGGTCTCGAAGACCTGTGGGAAGACCTCGTGCTCGCACAGTACCTCGACGGAGAACTCGACCGCGAGGGAGCGATCGAGCGCGTCGGTCGGACGAAAGTCGAGCGAGCTGAGCGCGAGCGTGAGGTGGTCGAGGATGACGTCGACTGGGGCCTGAACGCGTGACGCTTGCGGCCGTTTCAGATGCCGGACCACTCATTCACCTCGCCGAAACCGATTCACTCGAACTGCTCTCGGCGTTTGACACGCTCCTCGTTCCAGAGACGGTTTACGAGGAAGTCGAGGTCGGTGGTGTTCCGGACGAACTGGCTGACCTCTCGTACGAACTCGTCGAAGCCGATGAAAGCCGAGTCGAAGCCGAAGAACTGGACGCTGGGGAACGCGCCGCGATTGCGGTCGCAAAAGAGCGGGGAGTCGTTCTCTTGACCGATGACCTCGCCGCTCGAGAGGCGGCATCCAGCGCTGACATCGAAGTACGCGGTTCCATCGGCGTCATCGCGCTCGGTTACGGCCGCGGATTACTCGACAGAGACGAAGCGGCATCCCGTATGCGAGCACTCCAGCGTGAGACGAGCCTCTTTGTGACCGACGCAGTCGTGGAGCGAGGCATCCGGATGTTGGACGAGCAGTAATGGAACGAGCGCCCTCTATAGACGCGCTAAACACAGCCGCTATGGATAGATTGCGGGTCGTGAGTGCAGAGGCCACCGATTTTTGACAGCAGACGGCATCTCCCGCGGGGTCTCTCAGTGGTCGTGATAGCGCCCTCCATCTCGCCGAAGTTGATTCGTTCGAACTGCTCGCGACGTTTGATGCACTCCTCGCTCCAGAAAGGGGAGGTCCCGCTGAATTTTTATCGGCTGACAGTACTGGTGTGTGGATACAGCGGGTATCGCACGGTCCACCTGTCGGAGAGACGTCGGACGGTGTGCGCTGCGCGGGGACCCGCTTCTACGTCCCTGGACGGGCCTCTTCTGCAGCCTCCGCGGCGGCCACCACCGCCTCGACGCGGCGCTCCAGTGTCGAGTCGTCAAGCAGCAGGCCTCGCTGTTCGTGTGTCACCGTCGCCTCCGGGGTGTCCCCCTGACCCCCTTCTGCGGCGTCCAGCACTCCCTGTACGAGGCCGGTGCCGAGCCCGTCGGCATCCTCGAGCATCTCGCTCATCGCGTCGATCATCGTTCCCGCGGCATCCCCGACGCTGACGCCACCCTCGATGTCCGTCACTGCGCGCTCCACGCGTGGGGTGAGTAGCGCTTCTGCGCGCTCCGCCGAGAGGCCGCCCCACACCGCCAGCCCGTCCCGGACGGTCACTGTCTGGGTCTCACCCATCTCGGGAACGGCGGCCAGCGACTCCTCCTCCGGACCGATGTCAGGGGTCGCGCCGCCGGAGCGTCCGAGGTCGGTCAACTCCCCGTCCGGAGGGCCGACGATAGCGCTCCACTCGACCGGAGACTCGAGTTCCGTCTCGATGAGCGTGTAGGTCCGGCTCGAGCCGGAGTCCCCGCCGCCCCCGGTGCTTTCGGTGTAGGTGTGGACGCGAACCGGCCGGCCCTCCACCTCTCCGGTCAGGTCGTGCTTTGCGAAGACGTTGATGCCGCCCTCCGGCGTTAATCCCAGACCACGACCCATTCCTCGCCAGATCCGCGCGTTGATCACGCTGTTGAGCAGGACGGCGGCGAACAGGAGTGCGATGGCCCCGCCGAACGCGACCGGCGGCTCCACGGGCACCGCCGAGGAGGAGACGTACGGCTCGGCGACCCCGAAGCTCACAGCGGCGACACCGAACGCGATGATGACGATACTTCCGAGCAACAGACCTGAAGTGCGTGTCATCTGTCAGTATCAGGTCCGGTTTTCGGGAAGGGATAAAAAAAGTTAGGTGTGCGGATAGCGACAAATAGCCGGTCCCCGTGGATGGCTGCGGCATGTGAGCCCCGGGTTCAGCGCGTTCGGGGAATCATGTCAATTAGTGTGTATTTTCTGCACGAACGAGGACGACGGCGCCCCGGGCAGCGGGTACGGGACACGGGCGAGGACGTCGGTCGGGAAGGGCATAGAGTGGCCGTACTCCACAAAAAACTCGACCCGGGCGCGGATCGTATCGTTTAGGCCGGCGGGACCGCTCGCCCCGGCCGGGGAATGAGATTCCGGAACGCGCTGCTGTTTCTCGCGCTCGCGACCGCCTGGGGCAGCGCCTTCACCGCCATCAAAGCCGGCCTTGAATTCTTCCCGCCGGTGCTGTTCGCGGCCTTCCGGTACGACCTCGCGGGCGTGCTCGTCCTGGCGTACGCGGCCTACGCCACCGACCGGTGGCGACCCCGCGAGCGCGAGGAGTGGCTCTCCGTCGCCGTCGGCGGGGCGTTGCTGATCGCCGCCTACCACGCCTTCCTGTTCGTGGGCGAGCAGGGGACCACGAGTGGCGCGGCGGCGGTCGTCGTCAGCCTCTCGCCGGTGCTCACGACCGGATTCGCCCGCGCCTTTCTACCCGACGAGCGACTCACCGCGTTCGGTCTGCTCGGCCTGGGGCTGGGCTTTGCCGGCGTGGCCGTCCTGAGCGCGCCAGCCCCCGGCGACCTGCTGACTGCTCGGACCGTCTCGCTGTTTCTGGTGTTGCTCGCGGCGGCCTCGTTCGCGCTTGGCAGTGTCCTCACCCGGCGGATCGACGCCGGACTGCCCGTCGAGACGATGGAGGCGTGGTCGATGGTGATCGGCGCGGCTCTGATGCACGCCGCCAGCGTCGCAGTCGGGGAGTCGCCCGCCGCCGTCCGGTGGACGGGCGAGGCCGTTCTCGCACTGGGCTACCTGGTCGTCGTCGCCAGTGCGCTCGGCTTTCTGATCTACTTCGACCTGCTCGAGCGGCTCGGCCCCATCGAGATCAACCTCGTCTCCTACGCGGCGCCGGCCGTCGCGGTCCTGACCGGCCTCGTCTTTCTCGGGGAGGAGCCGACCGTCCACACCGCGGCCGGGTTCGCGCTCGTCCTCCTCGGGTTCGCACTGGTCAAGCGCCGGGAACTCCGCGAGGAGCTGGGCCGGCTCGACCCTGCCGGCGAGGTCCGGGAGTGAGTGACGCCGGAGCCGACGATCCGACGGACGGGCCGTTCCACGCGCCGGGACCACACGTCCGCCCACCGTTACCGGCTATTGTACTCCTATCAGAAATTTCCGAGTATTTTTCAACGTTTTTCAGATTAAGGACCGGATGCGATACGGATATCGGAACGGTTATCCGGTGACCACCCATCTGTCCATTCGCAATGGCAAACGGTAAGGTGGATTTCTTCCACGACACTGGCGGTTACGGTTTCATTTCGACTGAGGACGCGGACGATGACGTCTTCTTCCACATGGAGGATGTCGGCGGCCCGGACCTCGAAGAAGGACAGGATGTCGACTTCGACATCGAACAGGCCCCCAAGGGCCCCCGCGCGACGAACCTCGTCCGCAACTAGCGCTGACCCCGGTGCCCCACGGCACCCGGACGGCGGTTTTTTGTGCTGTATCCCCTCCAGTCAGGACTCTCTCACTCCCGCTCGCGCCGGTCGTGTTCGCCGCCGGTGTCGTGCACTTCGACGACCCCCTCGCTCCGGACCGACACCTCGTACCGGTCGTACGTGAACCGGACGAGTCCACGCTCCCCGTAGCGCCGCGCCGCCGCCTCCTCGAAGAGCCTGTCGAGCGCGTCCGTGTCTACTGCGTCGTACAGCGGCGGCAGGTCAGAGATGTCCCCCCCGTCGGCTTCGGTCAGGACGAGCATGACCGCCTCGCTCGGGGAGACGACGCTCCGGTCGTAGGTCGCCCGGTACGTCCCCCCTTCGGAGCCATCTGAACAGAACTCCACGGCGTCGCGGCGGTCAGGCCCCGTCACCCTCGACCACCCCCTGCCCGAAGTGGTCGTAGGGCTGGAGGTGGGCGCTTTTGATCACCTTCGAGTTGACCACGTCGAGGCCGAGGTCGCTGAGCTCGTCGTTGATGCGTGCCATGTCGTCGGTGTCGGTGCCGACGGCCTCGACCTGGATGTTGTCCTCGCCGTTCAACACCTCGTAGACGGCCACGACACCCTCGACCTCGCGTGCGTCCGTGGCCAGCTGTCCGCGGTCGGGGTTCGGGGCGCTACAGATGAAAAAGACGTGCAGCTGCAGCCCGGCCTTGTCGTAGTCCACGATCGGGTGATACCCCCTGATGACGCCGGTCCGCTCCATCTTCTTGATCCGGTTCCGCACCGTGCTCGCAGACATGCCGACCCGCTCCGCCATCTCGCTGGTCGTCGCCCCCCGGGCGTCGCGCTGGAGCATGTAGAGGATCGCCTTGTCGGTCCCGTCGAGGGTCATGCCGCCACAGACCACGGCACGGTACTTGTATTTTCGTTCTAATTCCGTATTAGATACAAATTTTGTAGCTATTTGTGTTATTTCTGTGAAATTAGTAACTCCGTCGCTTGTCGGCTGCGGCGACGCAGAGAGCCTG
It encodes:
- a CDS encoding HalOD1 output domain-containing protein yields the protein MTGPDRRDAVEFCSDGSEGGTYRATYDRSVVSPSEAVMLVLTEADGGDISDLPPLYDAVDTDALDRLFEEAAARRYGERGLVRFTYDRYEVSVRSEGVVEVHDTGGEHDRRERE
- a CDS encoding DUF5615 family PIN-like protein, yielding MRSLYCDESIWIPVADGLRRRGWTVYTARDEGRLGDPDREHLSYAVENDWILVTFDDDFLSLVEGSGFEHAGIIYVQQAGRDIGDVVKTVDAHLESRPEDDRCIHYC
- a CDS encoding Lrp/AsnC family transcriptional regulator, whose amino-acid sequence is MTLDGTDKAILYMLQRDARGATTSEMAERVGMSASTVRNRIKKMERTGVIRGYHPIVDYDKAGLQLHVFFICSAPNPDRGQLATDAREVEGVVAVYEVLNGEDNIQVEAVGTDTDDMARINDELSDLGLDVVNSKVIKSAHLQPYDHFGQGVVEGDGA
- a CDS encoding cold-shock protein, giving the protein MANGKVDFFHDTGGYGFISTEDADDDVFFHMEDVGGPDLEEGQDVDFDIEQAPKGPRATNLVRN
- a CDS encoding DMT family transporter, with amino-acid sequence MRFRNALLFLALATAWGSAFTAIKAGLEFFPPVLFAAFRYDLAGVLVLAYAAYATDRWRPREREEWLSVAVGGALLIAAYHAFLFVGEQGTTSGAAAVVVSLSPVLTTGFARAFLPDERLTAFGLLGLGLGFAGVAVLSAPAPGDLLTARTVSLFLVLLAAASFALGSVLTRRIDAGLPVETMEAWSMVIGAALMHAASVAVGESPAAVRWTGEAVLALGYLVVVASALGFLIYFDLLERLGPIEINLVSYAAPAVAVLTGLVFLGEEPTVHTAAGFALVLLGFALVKRRELREELGRLDPAGEVRE
- a CDS encoding DUF433 domain-containing protein — its product is MSIVQDPEHSDGAPTIEGTGIRVKDVAVAYEHSGYEPDEITQLYPDLSLGDVHRALAYYYDHIDDFRSAESATA
- a CDS encoding nucleic acid-binding protein, which translates into the protein MTLAAVSDAGPLIHLAETDSLELLSAFDTLLVPETVYEEVEVGGVPDELADLSYELVEADESRVEAEELDAGERAAIAVAKERGVVLLTDDLAAREAASSADIEVRGSIGVIALGYGRGLLDRDEAASRMRALQRETSLFVTDAVVERGIRMLDEQ